The Streptomyces tendae genome has a window encoding:
- a CDS encoding FecCD family ABC transporter permease: MSRATTTERTVPPRRTTKPGAGRTRSAVTVIVLTALLVVSATAGLAIGSVHVPPGQVWGIVTHALGADWREPDWPRARETIVVDVRAPRVLLGAVTGAGLAVVGTALQALVRNPLAEPYLLGVSSGASLGAVSVIVLGVSLFGPVSLSVAAFLGSLGALVLVYATARTGGRITSSRLVLSGVAVAAVLTAVLDLLLLTTGRGNEARAVLAWTLGGLGGVNWGTLWLPSTALLLGVGVLMAQARNLNVLLAGEEAATTMGLDVARFRARLFVLLSLVTGVLVAAAGPIGFVGLMMPHIVRLFVGGDHRRVLPTAALGGAVFLVWADIAARTVAAPMEIPVGVLTALCGGPFFLWLMRRDARRGTDRGGA; the protein is encoded by the coding sequence GTGAGCCGGGCCACCACCACCGAGCGGACCGTTCCGCCGCGCAGGACCACCAAGCCGGGGGCGGGCCGTACGAGGTCGGCCGTCACCGTGATCGTCCTCACCGCCCTGCTCGTCGTCTCCGCCACGGCCGGCCTCGCCATCGGCTCCGTGCACGTGCCGCCGGGCCAGGTGTGGGGCATCGTGACGCACGCCCTGGGCGCCGACTGGCGGGAGCCGGACTGGCCGCGGGCACGGGAGACCATCGTGGTGGACGTGCGGGCGCCTCGGGTACTGCTCGGCGCGGTCACCGGCGCCGGCCTCGCGGTCGTCGGCACCGCCCTCCAGGCCCTGGTGCGCAACCCGCTCGCCGAGCCCTACCTGCTGGGCGTCTCCTCCGGCGCGTCCCTCGGCGCGGTCTCCGTGATCGTGCTCGGTGTCAGCCTCTTCGGACCGGTCTCCCTGTCGGTGGCCGCCTTCCTGGGCTCCCTGGGCGCCCTTGTGCTCGTGTACGCCACCGCCCGCACCGGCGGACGCATCACCTCGTCACGGCTGGTGCTCTCCGGGGTGGCGGTCGCGGCGGTGCTCACCGCGGTCCTCGATCTGCTGCTGCTCACCACCGGCCGCGGCAACGAGGCACGCGCGGTCCTCGCCTGGACCCTCGGCGGTCTCGGCGGTGTCAACTGGGGCACGCTGTGGCTGCCGAGCACGGCCCTGCTGCTCGGTGTCGGCGTCCTCATGGCGCAGGCCCGCAACCTGAACGTGCTGCTGGCCGGGGAGGAGGCGGCGACCACGATGGGGCTGGACGTGGCCCGGTTCCGCGCCCGGCTGTTCGTCCTGCTCTCCCTCGTCACGGGCGTGCTGGTCGCGGCGGCCGGACCGATCGGCTTCGTCGGCCTGATGATGCCGCACATCGTGCGTCTGTTCGTCGGCGGCGACCACCGCCGGGTCCTGCCGACGGCGGCACTCGGCGGGGCGGTCTTCCTGGTCTGGGCCGACATCGCCGCCCGGACGGTCGCCGCACCCATGGAGATACCCGTCGGCGTCCTCACGGCTCTGTGCGGCGGGCCGTTCTTCCTGTGGCTGATGCGCCGGGACGCACGGCGCGGCACCGACCGGGGAGGGGCATGA
- a CDS encoding DMT family transporter encodes MSALALSVVLSFVSAVAYAGGAIVQEQVALSSSGAQQYAPLRRPGWWAAVGLNGLGAVLHVVALAYGPLSLVQPLGALTIVFALPMAALFVGRRAGATAWRGALMATLGLAGLLALVGASGAQSLDGSQRVAAAVGTVAAVVTLMVAARAVHRHPAVRSILLATASGVAFGMSSVFTKTVAVDWTGGVSAADLPSLAVIGVLATAGMLLSQASYRGAGLAAPLATLTVVNPVVAAAVGITMFGETFRYGTTGTALALSCGVVAAGGLILLTTERLAREHEAAAGAVTADTGAVPVAADEPAVAKAVGRQADDPAELLLAELTVPEDVTLPVTVPAAAAGPDAADPAAVPLMPYAPFYGGPYVPVPAPDRHLARVRS; translated from the coding sequence ATGAGCGCCCTCGCGTTGTCCGTGGTCCTGTCGTTCGTGTCCGCCGTGGCGTACGCCGGCGGGGCGATCGTGCAGGAGCAGGTCGCGCTGTCCTCGTCCGGCGCGCAGCAGTACGCGCCGCTGCGCCGGCCCGGCTGGTGGGCGGCCGTCGGGCTGAACGGTCTGGGTGCCGTGCTGCACGTGGTCGCGCTGGCCTACGGCCCGCTGAGCCTCGTCCAGCCGCTGGGCGCCCTCACGATCGTGTTCGCCCTGCCCATGGCCGCGCTGTTCGTCGGCCGCAGGGCCGGAGCGACGGCGTGGCGCGGTGCCCTGATGGCGACGCTCGGCCTCGCGGGTCTGCTGGCGCTGGTCGGCGCGTCGGGCGCGCAGTCGCTGGACGGTTCGCAGCGGGTGGCGGCGGCCGTGGGCACGGTCGCGGCGGTCGTGACGCTGATGGTCGCGGCGCGGGCCGTGCACCGGCACCCGGCGGTGCGCAGCATCCTGCTCGCGACCGCGTCCGGTGTCGCGTTCGGCATGTCCTCCGTCTTCACCAAGACGGTCGCGGTGGACTGGACGGGCGGCGTCTCGGCGGCGGACCTGCCGTCCCTCGCGGTGATCGGTGTGCTGGCGACGGCGGGCATGCTGCTGTCGCAGGCCTCCTACCGGGGCGCGGGCCTCGCGGCCCCGCTGGCGACGCTCACGGTGGTCAACCCGGTGGTCGCGGCCGCGGTAGGCATCACGATGTTCGGCGAGACCTTCCGCTACGGCACAACCGGCACGGCGCTGGCGCTCAGCTGCGGTGTGGTGGCGGCCGGCGGACTGATCCTGCTCACGACGGAGCGGCTGGCGCGCGAGCACGAGGCCGCCGCCGGGGCGGTGACGGCGGACACGGGGGCTGTGCCGGTCGCGGCCGACGAGCCCGCCGTGGCGAAGGCCGTCGGGCGGCAGGCGGACGACCCCGCCGAGCTGTTGCTGGCGGAGCTGACGGTGCCGGAGGACGTCACGCTGCCGGTCACCGTGCCCGCGGCGGCCGCCGGGCCGGACGCGGCGGACCCGGCGGCGGTGCCGCTGATGCCCTACGCGCCCTTCTACGGCGGCCCCTACGTGCCGGTGCCGGCGCCCGACCGGCACCTCGCCCGCGTCAGATCGTGA
- a CDS encoding (2Fe-2S)-binding protein: MVVLHLVDLDPRLTALRDLGGFFVLRAAEEAGRRLPTLDQAYGPRRPDVQGDPLIDLLTDPLAVRVRRVGAALRAPEPRVAASVAHQGLAARLWSAALGCAALYGAVPDLAPGAMRWDPEGSAPDDLWLTEVRPLPGDAATLADVVLHGHLEPLAAALRARHRLAPGLLRGNAASALAAAARELGRHARPDVASRAARLCRELLAHPLLTGSGTLTGTTFRRRSCCLYYRVPGGGVCGDCCFVRPPRSSPRAPSG; encoded by the coding sequence TTGGTAGTACTGCACCTCGTGGACCTCGACCCGCGCCTCACCGCCCTCCGTGACCTCGGTGGCTTCTTCGTCCTGCGTGCGGCGGAGGAAGCCGGCCGCCGCCTGCCCACGCTCGACCAGGCATACGGCCCCCGCCGCCCGGATGTTCAGGGTGACCCCCTGATCGATCTCCTGACCGACCCCCTGGCCGTGCGGGTGCGCCGGGTCGGGGCCGCCCTGCGCGCCCCCGAGCCGCGGGTCGCCGCCTCCGTGGCGCATCAGGGTCTGGCCGCCCGCCTGTGGTCCGCGGCCCTCGGCTGCGCCGCGCTGTACGGCGCCGTCCCCGACCTCGCCCCGGGGGCGATGCGCTGGGACCCCGAGGGGAGCGCCCCCGACGACCTGTGGCTGACCGAGGTCCGGCCGCTGCCCGGCGACGCGGCGACCCTCGCGGACGTGGTGCTGCACGGCCATCTGGAACCGCTCGCCGCCGCCCTGCGCGCCCGTCACCGCCTCGCGCCCGGCCTCCTGCGCGGCAACGCCGCCTCCGCCCTGGCCGCCGCGGCCCGCGAACTGGGCCGCCACGCCCGGCCGGACGTGGCCTCCCGGGCCGCCCGGCTGTGCCGCGAGCTCCTCGCCCACCCCCTGCTCACCGGCTCCGGCACGCTCACCGGCACCACCTTCCGGCGCCGCAGCTGCTGCCTGTACTACCGGGTGCCCGGCGGGGGCGTCTGCGGCGACTGTTGCTTCGTTCGGCCGCCCCGCTCTTCCCCACGCGCCCCGTCTGGGTGA
- a CDS encoding glycoside hydrolase family 3 protein — MQDRSLSRRSVLASATVVAAGATGLAGVAATPAAAHGRDKRLKKIIARMSVEAKVGQLFVPYFYGASATSPSQADQERNLRELGVRTVAELIAKYHLGGVIYFSGWTNNIHDPRQVAELSNGVQRASLSLPTPIPSLISIDQEHGANVRVGSGATQLPGAMALGAGHSLSDARTAARISGTELAALGIHQNFAPVADVNVNPANPIINIRSFGADAREVGRMVAAQVTGYRRASVVACAKHFPGHGDTGQDSHTELPVITHTREEWERIDAPPFQAAIAAGVDSIMTAHLQVPALDPSNDPATLSPKILQGVLRGELGFDGVIVTDALNMAGVRTKYGDDRVPVLALKAGADQLLFPPDIDVAYHGVLAAVRDGEITEERLDESVLRILRLKDKAGLLGGSPLTSPREVDRVVGSRQHRIAADRIAERTTTLLVNEGRTLPLRRGQRKLLVVGAGPAFPTDDTRSTVPELAKAFDALGYDTAHLVTGRSPDAAAIDAAVAATRGGRVVVTTDNVGTTSAQRTLVSRLLATGVPVVHLAVRNPYDIAHLDGVPASLASYCWTEVELRAAARVIAGRVAPRGTLPVPVQRADDPAEVLFPSGYGLSYGR; from the coding sequence ATGCAGGACCGGAGTCTGTCCAGGCGGTCCGTCCTCGCCTCCGCGACCGTGGTCGCCGCCGGCGCGACGGGCCTCGCGGGCGTGGCGGCCACCCCCGCCGCCGCGCACGGGCGCGACAAGCGCCTCAAGAAGATCATCGCGAGGATGAGTGTCGAGGCCAAGGTCGGCCAGCTGTTCGTGCCGTACTTCTACGGCGCGTCGGCGACCTCGCCCAGCCAGGCCGACCAGGAGCGCAACCTCCGTGAACTCGGCGTCCGTACCGTCGCCGAGCTCATCGCCAAGTACCACCTCGGCGGTGTCATCTACTTCTCGGGCTGGACGAACAACATCCACGACCCCCGCCAGGTCGCCGAGCTGTCGAACGGCGTGCAGCGGGCCTCGCTGTCCCTGCCCACCCCCATCCCCTCCCTGATCTCCATCGACCAGGAGCACGGGGCCAACGTCCGGGTCGGCAGCGGGGCCACCCAGTTGCCGGGCGCGATGGCGCTGGGCGCGGGCCACTCGCTGTCCGACGCCCGCACGGCCGCCCGCATCTCGGGCACTGAGCTGGCCGCCCTGGGCATCCACCAGAACTTCGCCCCGGTCGCCGACGTCAACGTCAATCCGGCCAATCCCATCATCAACATCCGCTCCTTCGGCGCGGACGCCCGCGAGGTGGGCCGCATGGTGGCGGCACAGGTGACCGGCTACCGGCGAGCCTCCGTCGTCGCCTGCGCCAAGCACTTCCCCGGCCACGGCGACACCGGGCAGGACAGCCACACCGAGCTGCCCGTGATCACCCACACCCGCGAGGAGTGGGAGCGCATCGACGCCCCGCCCTTCCAGGCCGCCATCGCCGCCGGCGTCGACTCGATCATGACCGCTCACCTCCAGGTCCCCGCGCTCGACCCCAGCAACGATCCGGCCACCCTGTCGCCCAAGATCCTCCAGGGCGTGCTGCGCGGCGAGCTGGGGTTCGACGGGGTGATCGTCACCGACGCCCTGAACATGGCCGGCGTACGCACCAAGTACGGCGACGACCGCGTGCCCGTCCTCGCGCTCAAGGCCGGGGCCGACCAACTGCTGTTCCCGCCGGACATCGACGTCGCCTACCACGGCGTCCTGGCCGCCGTCCGCGACGGAGAGATCACCGAGGAACGGCTCGACGAGTCGGTCCTGCGCATCCTCCGCCTCAAGGACAAGGCCGGACTCCTCGGCGGCAGCCCGCTCACCTCCCCCAGGGAGGTCGACCGGGTCGTCGGCTCCCGGCAGCACCGGATCGCCGCCGACCGCATCGCCGAGCGCACCACCACCCTGCTGGTCAACGAGGGCCGCACGCTCCCGCTGCGCCGCGGGCAACGCAAGCTGCTCGTGGTCGGCGCCGGCCCGGCCTTCCCGACCGACGACACCCGGAGCACGGTGCCCGAACTGGCGAAGGCCTTCGACGCCTTGGGCTACGACACCGCCCACCTCGTCACCGGCCGCTCGCCCGACGCCGCCGCGATCGACGCCGCCGTGGCCGCCACGCGGGGCGGACGCGTGGTCGTCACCACGGACAACGTCGGCACCACCAGCGCCCAGCGCACCCTGGTGTCCCGGCTGCTCGCCACCGGCGTGCCCGTCGTGCATCTCGCCGTGCGCAACCCGTACGACATCGCCCACCTCGACGGTGTCCCCGCCTCGTTGGCCTCCTACTGCTGGACCGAGGTCGAACTGCGCGCCGCGGCCCGGGTGATCGCCGGCCGGGTCGCACCGCGCGGCACGCTGCCGGTCCCCGTCCAGCGCGCCGACGACCCGGCCGAGGTCCTGTTCCCGTCCGGGTACGGGCTGTCGTACGGCCGCTGA
- a CDS encoding ABC transporter substrate-binding protein → MSQLLTPARTRGFLRATAAAVALSSMVSAAGCGSSDEGGGDAKTTAAVHAGFPVTIDNCGVTTTYDEPPSRVVTIHQHPAELMLALGLRDRMVGTAFPDSAVLPELRKDYETIPELAEKEPSFEKILDAEPDFVYGGYGSAFAENEGRSRKAFADAGIDTYLNREYCGGKQVTMKDTYDEIRTIGKVFGVPDRADQLVEDLEARVGQAAGTVEDEPEVPVFVYDSGDKSAFTAGGRSLGTELIRLAGGENVFADLDDVFGDVSWEQVVERKPEAIAVYDYAGAGSVEEKKEFLLSQPALADVPAVRNKRFVVLPLTATLVGVRSAYAVEDLARGLHPERFR, encoded by the coding sequence GTGTCCCAGTTGCTCACCCCTGCCCGCACGCGCGGGTTCCTCCGTGCCACGGCCGCTGCCGTGGCCCTTTCGTCGATGGTGTCGGCCGCCGGCTGCGGTTCGTCCGACGAGGGCGGCGGGGACGCGAAGACCACCGCGGCCGTGCACGCGGGCTTCCCGGTCACCATCGACAACTGCGGCGTCACGACGACGTACGACGAGCCTCCGTCGCGGGTGGTCACCATCCACCAGCACCCGGCGGAACTCATGCTCGCCCTCGGGCTGAGGGACCGCATGGTCGGCACGGCCTTCCCCGACTCCGCCGTCCTGCCCGAGCTGAGGAAGGACTACGAGACGATCCCCGAACTGGCGGAGAAGGAACCGTCGTTCGAGAAGATCCTGGACGCCGAACCCGACTTCGTCTACGGCGGCTACGGCAGCGCCTTCGCCGAGAACGAGGGCCGCTCCCGCAAGGCGTTCGCCGACGCCGGCATCGACACCTACCTCAACCGTGAGTACTGCGGCGGGAAGCAGGTGACGATGAAGGACACCTACGACGAGATCCGCACCATCGGCAAGGTCTTCGGTGTTCCGGACCGGGCCGACCAGCTGGTCGAGGACCTCGAGGCCCGCGTCGGCCAGGCCGCCGGCACGGTCGAGGACGAGCCCGAGGTGCCCGTCTTCGTCTACGACAGCGGCGACAAGAGCGCCTTCACCGCCGGCGGCAGGAGCCTGGGCACCGAACTGATCCGGCTGGCGGGCGGCGAGAACGTCTTCGCCGACCTCGACGACGTCTTCGGAGACGTCTCCTGGGAGCAGGTCGTCGAGCGCAAGCCGGAAGCCATCGCCGTCTACGACTACGCCGGCGCCGGAAGCGTCGAGGAGAAGAAGGAGTTCCTGCTCTCCCAGCCCGCGCTCGCCGACGTACCCGCTGTCAGGAACAAGCGGTTCGTCGTCCTGCCGCTGACCGCCACCCTGGTCGGCGTCCGCTCGGCCTACGCGGTCGAGGACCTGGCCCGCGGTCTGCACCCCGAGCGCTTCCGGTGA
- the gndA gene encoding NADP-dependent phosphogluconate dehydrogenase has translation MSSSAQIGVTGLAVMGRNLARNFARNGYTVAVHNRTAARTHALVEEFGHEGSFVAAETAKDFVAALERPRRLVVMVKAGNPTDAVIEEFAPLLEPGDMIIDGGNAHFADTRRREKALREQGIHFVGMGVSGGEEGALNGPSVMPGGPKESYDSLGPMLEKISAKAKDGSPCVTHVGPDGAGHFVKMVHNGIEYADMQLIGEAYQLLRDVAGYSPAQIAEIFRTWNTGRLDSYLIEITAEVLSHVDAATGKPFVDVVVDQAEQKGTGRWTVQIALDLGVPVSGIAEAVFARSLSGHAALRGASRGLAGPKPTPMSESEASAFADRVEQALYASKIVSYTQGFHEIAAGSEEYGWDIDLGAVSAIWRGGCIIRAAFLDRIRAAYDARADLPSLLSDETFAQEIADAQDDWREVLIAATRQGVPTPGFAAALAYYDALRAERLPAALTQGQRDFFGAHTYRRTDRDGSFHTLWGDDRSEVPA, from the coding sequence ATGAGCAGTTCAGCGCAGATCGGCGTCACCGGGCTCGCGGTCATGGGCCGCAACCTCGCGCGCAATTTCGCCCGCAACGGCTACACGGTCGCGGTGCACAACCGCACCGCGGCACGCACGCACGCGCTGGTGGAGGAGTTCGGGCACGAGGGGAGCTTCGTGGCGGCCGAGACGGCCAAGGACTTCGTGGCGGCGCTGGAGCGGCCGCGGCGGCTGGTCGTCATGGTCAAGGCCGGGAACCCGACGGACGCCGTGATCGAGGAGTTCGCGCCGCTGCTGGAGCCCGGCGACATGATCATCGACGGTGGCAACGCGCACTTCGCCGACACCCGCCGCCGCGAGAAGGCGCTGCGTGAGCAGGGCATCCACTTCGTCGGCATGGGCGTCTCCGGCGGCGAGGAGGGCGCGCTGAACGGGCCGAGCGTCATGCCGGGTGGCCCGAAGGAGTCGTACGACTCGCTGGGCCCGATGCTGGAGAAGATCTCCGCGAAGGCGAAGGACGGTTCGCCGTGCGTCACGCACGTGGGTCCGGACGGCGCCGGCCACTTCGTGAAGATGGTGCACAACGGCATCGAGTACGCCGACATGCAGCTGATCGGTGAGGCGTACCAGCTGCTGCGCGACGTCGCCGGGTACTCCCCCGCGCAGATCGCGGAGATCTTCCGCACCTGGAACACCGGCCGGCTGGACTCGTACCTGATCGAGATCACCGCCGAGGTGCTGTCGCACGTGGACGCGGCGACGGGCAAGCCGTTCGTCGACGTGGTGGTGGACCAGGCGGAGCAGAAGGGCACCGGCCGCTGGACCGTGCAGATCGCCCTCGACCTGGGTGTGCCGGTGTCGGGCATCGCGGAGGCGGTGTTCGCCCGCTCCCTGTCGGGTCACGCGGCACTGCGGGGGGCCTCGCGCGGGCTGGCCGGCCCGAAGCCGACGCCGATGAGCGAGTCGGAGGCGTCCGCGTTCGCCGACCGGGTGGAGCAGGCGCTGTACGCGTCGAAGATCGTGTCGTACACGCAGGGCTTCCACGAGATCGCCGCGGGCAGTGAGGAGTACGGCTGGGACATCGACCTCGGCGCGGTCTCCGCGATCTGGCGCGGCGGGTGCATCATCCGCGCGGCCTTCCTGGACCGCATCCGGGCCGCCTACGACGCGCGGGCGGACCTGCCGAGCCTGCTGTCGGACGAGACGTTCGCGCAGGAGATCGCCGACGCGCAGGACGACTGGCGCGAGGTGCTGATCGCGGCGACCCGGCAGGGCGTGCCGACCCCCGGTTTCGCGGCGGCGCTCGCCTATTACGACGCCCTGCGGGCGGAGCGGCTGCCGGCGGCCCTGACCCAGGGCCAGCGCGACTTCTTCGGCGCGCACACGTACCGCCGCACCGACCGCGACGGCTCGTTCCACACCCTGTGGGGCGACGACCGCTCGGAGGTCCCGGCGTAG
- a CDS encoding DUF5996 family protein, whose product MATTSWPSLRVSDWTATRDTLHMWTQIVGKIRMAHAPMVNHWWQVTLYVDPRGLTTSAVPYRTGAFEIAFDFVGHRLEVRSSDGGERGFPLRPMPVAEFYAQVLHALDALGIEAPIRPYPNEVEPAIPFAEDHDHASYDGDAAALFWRQLLQAHRVMGEFRSHFVGKVSPVHFFWGAMDLACTRFSGRKAPPHPVVPQLRDWVMVEGYSRELSSCGFWPGGGEEGAFYAYAYPAPDGFADHPVGPEGAHFSSEFQQFLIPYEAVRSAPDPDDAVAEFFRTTYEAAAVLGKWDRSVLEDDPRRWDGTATPRWTPR is encoded by the coding sequence ATGGCCACGACCAGCTGGCCGAGCCTCCGGGTCTCGGACTGGACCGCCACCCGCGACACTCTGCACATGTGGACCCAGATCGTGGGCAAGATCCGCATGGCCCACGCACCGATGGTCAACCACTGGTGGCAGGTCACGCTGTACGTCGATCCCCGCGGGCTGACGACCTCGGCCGTCCCGTACCGCACCGGGGCCTTCGAGATCGCATTCGACTTCGTCGGACACCGGCTCGAGGTGCGCAGCAGCGACGGCGGCGAGCGAGGTTTCCCGCTCCGGCCCATGCCGGTCGCCGAGTTCTACGCCCAGGTCCTGCACGCGCTCGACGCGCTCGGGATCGAGGCCCCGATCCGTCCGTACCCGAACGAGGTGGAGCCGGCGATCCCCTTCGCCGAGGATCACGACCACGCCTCCTACGACGGTGACGCGGCCGCCCTGTTCTGGCGACAGCTGCTGCAGGCGCACCGGGTCATGGGCGAGTTCCGGTCGCACTTCGTCGGCAAGGTCAGCCCGGTGCACTTCTTCTGGGGAGCGATGGACCTCGCCTGCACGCGCTTTTCCGGGCGGAAGGCTCCTCCGCATCCCGTGGTGCCCCAACTGCGGGACTGGGTCATGGTCGAGGGATACTCCCGAGAGCTGTCGAGCTGCGGGTTCTGGCCTGGTGGGGGAGAGGAAGGCGCCTTCTACGCCTATGCCTATCCCGCGCCGGACGGTTTCGCCGACCACCCGGTCGGACCCGAAGGTGCCCACTTCAGTTCCGAGTTCCAGCAGTTCCTCATTCCCTACGAGGCCGTCCGTTCCGCCCCCGACCCCGACGACGCGGTCGCCGAGTTCTTCCGCACCACCTACGAAGCCGCCGCCGTGCTGGGGAAGTGGGATCGCTCCGTGCTCGAGGACGACCCCCGCCGGTGGGACGGAACCGCAACACCGCGCTGGACTCCCCGGTGA
- the panD gene encoding aspartate 1-decarboxylase yields the protein MLRTMFKSKIHRATVTQADLHYVGSVTIDADLLDAADLLPGELVHIVDITNGARLETYVIEGERGSGVIGINGAAAHLVHPGDLVIIISYAQVTDAEARALKPRVVHVDADNRIVSLGADPSEPVPGSDQERSPQAVATV from the coding sequence GTGCTGCGCACCATGTTCAAGTCCAAGATCCATCGGGCCACCGTCACCCAGGCCGACCTGCACTACGTGGGGTCCGTGACGATCGACGCCGATCTCCTCGATGCCGCCGACCTCCTGCCCGGTGAGCTCGTGCACATCGTCGACATCACCAACGGGGCCCGGCTGGAAACCTACGTCATCGAGGGTGAGCGCGGGTCCGGGGTGATCGGGATCAACGGGGCCGCCGCCCATCTCGTGCACCCGGGCGACCTGGTGATCATCATCAGTTACGCTCAGGTGACCGACGCCGAGGCACGGGCGTTGAAGCCCCGCGTCGTGCACGTGGACGCGGACAACCGCATCGTCTCCCTCGGCGCCGACCCGTCCGAGCCGGTACCCGGGTCGGACCAGGAGCGCAGCCCCCAGGCCGTCGCCACGGTCTGA
- a CDS encoding ABC transporter ATP-binding protein, producing MTATELSVDGVTLTAGARHLVRDVSLTARPGETIGLVGPNGSGKSSLLRTVYRVLRPDAGQVRVDGNDAWALPVRQLARTVAAVVQESAADFDLAVREVVAMGRTPHKRLLAGDTPEDAELIDSALLAVDALHLADRPFDRLSGGERRRVLIARALAQQPTLLVLDEPTNHLDVRHQLSVLGTLRRLPATVLLALHDLNLAAYYCDRLYVLHDGEVTACGPPAEILTPGLLAEVYGVAAEVATHPRTGAPQVTFLPEEPGG from the coding sequence ATGACCGCGACCGAACTGAGCGTCGACGGTGTCACGCTCACCGCCGGAGCCCGCCACCTGGTACGCGACGTGTCCTTGACCGCCCGCCCGGGCGAGACCATCGGGCTCGTCGGTCCCAACGGCAGCGGGAAGTCCAGTCTCCTGCGCACCGTGTACCGCGTCCTGCGACCCGACGCCGGCCAGGTCCGGGTCGACGGCAACGACGCCTGGGCACTGCCGGTGCGGCAACTGGCCCGCACCGTGGCGGCGGTGGTGCAGGAGTCGGCAGCCGACTTCGACCTCGCCGTCCGTGAGGTCGTCGCCATGGGCCGCACCCCGCACAAACGGCTCCTCGCCGGGGACACCCCCGAGGACGCCGAACTCATCGACTCCGCACTCCTCGCCGTCGACGCGCTCCACCTGGCCGACCGCCCCTTCGACCGGCTCTCCGGGGGCGAACGCCGGCGTGTCCTCATCGCTCGCGCCCTCGCCCAGCAGCCCACGCTCCTCGTCCTCGACGAACCCACCAACCACCTGGACGTCCGCCACCAGTTGTCCGTGCTCGGCACGCTGCGCCGCCTGCCCGCCACCGTGCTGCTCGCCCTGCACGACCTCAACCTGGCCGCCTATTACTGCGACCGCCTCTACGTGCTGCACGACGGTGAGGTCACCGCCTGCGGCCCGCCCGCCGAGATCCTCACCCCTGGGTTGCTGGCCGAGGTGTACGGAGTGGCGGCGGAAGTCGCCACCCATCCGCGTACGGGCGCCCCGCAGGTGACGTTCCTCCCCGAGGAGCCAGGCGGCTGA
- a CDS encoding GNAT family N-acetyltransferase has product MDGMEIRDDRAAGRLEAVVDGEVVGRIEYFVLDDPAPALVPVHTVVEAAHEGKGIAGSLARELYALAARAGTVVAPLCPYVVRWAARHPDEAPAADPELLRAAKQWLAEHPERF; this is encoded by the coding sequence ATGGACGGCATGGAGATCCGGGACGACCGGGCCGCGGGCCGGCTCGAGGCGGTGGTGGACGGCGAGGTCGTCGGCCGCATCGAGTACTTCGTCCTCGACGACCCCGCTCCCGCCCTCGTCCCGGTGCACACCGTCGTCGAGGCCGCGCACGAGGGGAAGGGCATCGCCGGCTCCCTCGCCCGCGAGCTCTACGCCCTGGCCGCCCGCGCCGGCACCGTGGTCGCGCCGCTGTGCCCGTACGTCGTCCGGTGGGCCGCGCGTCACCCCGACGAGGCCCCGGCGGCCGACCCGGAGCTGCTGCGCGCGGCGAAGCAGTGGCTGGCGGAGCATCCGGAGCGGTTCTGA